A region from the Terriglobales bacterium genome encodes:
- a CDS encoding glycosyltransferase family 2 protein — protein sequence FIVSGAFCMLHKETVVLAGGFSTDTVTEDIDIIATLHRYLREKGWKYRMVFTSDPICWTEAPHTLGMFARQRRRWQLGLMQTVMKNHDMILNPRFGTLGMFSMPFHAYIEAMGCLIEAFGFWLIMPLSFILRAMPLGLFLLFLFLAVGYGTLLSMGSVLLEEATLRRYPKLGHVLKLMAYAVVENVGYRQIVAIFRAQGVLRFFAGMRRWEVVRHKGLEGGDRYTVAPHEA from the coding sequence TTCATCGTGAGCGGCGCCTTCTGCATGCTGCACAAGGAGACGGTGGTGCTGGCGGGCGGGTTCTCCACCGACACGGTGACCGAGGACATCGACATTATCGCTACACTGCACCGCTACCTGCGGGAGAAGGGCTGGAAGTACCGCATGGTGTTCACCAGCGACCCCATCTGCTGGACCGAGGCGCCGCACACCCTGGGTATGTTCGCCCGCCAGCGCCGGCGCTGGCAGTTGGGGCTGATGCAGACGGTGATGAAGAACCACGACATGATCCTGAACCCGCGCTTCGGCACCCTGGGCATGTTCAGCATGCCGTTCCACGCCTATATCGAGGCCATGGGGTGCCTGATCGAGGCCTTCGGGTTCTGGCTGATCATGCCGCTCTCATTCATCCTGCGGGCCATGCCGCTGGGCTTGTTCCTGCTGTTCCTGTTTCTGGCGGTGGGGTACGGCACGTTGCTCTCGATGGGCTCGGTGCTGCTGGAAGAAGCCACGCTGCGGCGCTATCCGAAGCTGGGCCACGTGCTCAAGCTGATGGCGTACGCGGTGGTGGAGAACGTGGGATACCGGCAGATCGTGGCCATCTTCCGCGCCCAAGGAGTGTTGCGCTTCTTCGCCGGCATGCGGCGGTGGGAAGTGGTGCGGCACAAGGGCCTGGAAGGCGGAGATCGCTATACGGTGGCGCCACATGAAGCTTAA